A single genomic interval of Methylophilales bacterium MBRSF5 harbors:
- a CDS encoding magnesium transporter has translation MDPKNKENLSKLLQDVNDLLGKNKIVEDLVDKQEMPKQKLIKNLVQKQNLSALGKLLNSLHSADVAFILESLPLDDRLILWDLVRADRDGEILLEVSDSVRQTLIADMDSTELLAAAEQLDTDEIADIAADLPEDVLQDLLQSLDSNNRERLESALSYPEDQVGALMDFDIVTIRDDISLEVALRYLRKIKKLPELTDKLFVVNRSQKILGVLSLKKIVVNEPELMVSDVMAQDAVLFKDSDDAAEAAKAFERYDLVTAPVVNDQNKLVGRITVDAVMDYIREETDSSALSMVGLREGEDIFSSIWKSVRNRWAWLAINLITALIASRVIGIFEGSIEKVVALAALMPIVAGVGGNSGNQTTTMIVRAIALGQVSVSHLRQLLFKEIGVAILNGILWGGVLGFIAYYLYGNSSLALVMTTAMTLNLILAALMGVMIPFTLSKSGRDPAVGSSVLITAMTDSGGFFIFLGLATLILI, from the coding sequence ATGGATCCAAAAAATAAAGAAAATTTAAGCAAGTTACTGCAGGATGTCAATGACCTTCTTGGCAAAAACAAAATCGTAGAAGATTTAGTTGATAAGCAAGAAATGCCAAAACAGAAGTTAATTAAGAATTTGGTTCAAAAGCAGAATCTATCAGCATTAGGAAAGCTTCTCAATTCCCTTCACTCAGCAGATGTCGCCTTTATTCTAGAATCGTTGCCTTTAGATGATAGGTTGATTTTATGGGATTTAGTTAGAGCGGACAGAGATGGTGAAATTCTTCTAGAAGTTTCTGATAGTGTTCGTCAAACACTGATTGCGGACATGGATAGTACAGAGCTGTTAGCTGCCGCTGAACAGCTTGATACGGATGAAATTGCGGATATTGCAGCCGATCTGCCAGAGGACGTTCTTCAAGATCTTTTGCAAAGCTTAGATAGCAACAATAGAGAAAGACTAGAATCAGCTTTATCTTACCCCGAGGATCAAGTAGGCGCTCTAATGGATTTTGATATTGTTACGATTAGGGACGATATATCATTAGAAGTTGCCCTGAGATACCTAAGAAAGATAAAAAAACTTCCCGAACTCACCGATAAATTATTTGTTGTAAATCGATCACAAAAAATTTTAGGAGTTCTATCCTTAAAAAAAATAGTGGTGAATGAGCCAGAATTGATGGTGAGTGATGTTATGGCGCAGGATGCCGTTTTATTTAAAGACAGTGATGATGCTGCGGAGGCAGCAAAAGCATTTGAAAGGTATGACCTGGTAACAGCCCCTGTTGTTAATGATCAAAACAAATTGGTTGGAAGAATAACAGTGGATGCTGTGATGGATTATATTCGTGAAGAAACTGATAGCAGTGCGCTGTCCATGGTTGGTTTACGAGAAGGTGAGGATATCTTTTCTTCTATTTGGAAATCAGTCAGGAACAGATGGGCATGGTTGGCAATCAATCTCATCACTGCCTTAATCGCATCTCGAGTTATTGGTATTTTTGAAGGATCAATTGAAAAAGTGGTTGCCCTGGCTGCGCTAATGCCTATTGTTGCTGGGGTTGGTGGGAACTCAGGTAATCAAACAACAACAATGATTGTTAGAGCAATTGCTCTTGGCCAAGTGTCTGTAAGTCACTTGAGGCAGTTGTTATTTAAAGAAATTGGTGTAGCAATACTCAATGGGATTTTGTGGGGAGGAGTCCTTGGATTTATTGCATACTATCTTTACGGTAACTCAAGCTTAGCCCTAGTCATGACAACTGCAATGACTTTAAATTTAATTCTTGCAGCTTTAATGGGAGTTATGATACCTTTCACATTAAGTAAGTCAGGAAGAGACCCCGCAGTTGGATCGAGTGTTTTAATCACAGCTATGACTGACAGTGGTGGATTTTTTATCTTCTTGGGATTGGCAACATTAATATTAATTTAA
- a CDS encoding aldose epimerase — MLIKLNHHKMTSKYLKIEESNGLQYLKIDNPLAEATVSLQGAHVSWWRPKSTTEDVLWLSTDARFEKGRSIRGGVPIIWPWFGQHPTDNSYCIHGFARVIPWELVKSEDLRNGATKLLLRMVPTQEVKKQLSYDFSLELIIIIGESLSTNLTTTNNASFPFVISEGFHTYFYISDIENIKIKGLESAVLTDKVNNFKKDIEGDVITFSGSEFDKVYLNNSNDCFIEDEKFNRVITVKKSNSNSTVIWTPGDNKAKKMGDMGAEGEWRRMVCVEAVNALENNVVIYPGKSHTIGSEIAVQEY, encoded by the coding sequence ATATTAATCAAATTAAATCATCATAAAATGACATCAAAATACTTAAAAATTGAAGAAAGTAATGGATTGCAATATCTTAAAATTGACAATCCACTTGCAGAAGCGACTGTCTCTCTTCAGGGGGCACATGTCTCTTGGTGGCGACCTAAGTCAACAACGGAGGATGTTCTGTGGCTCTCAACCGATGCACGATTTGAAAAAGGAAGGTCAATCAGGGGGGGAGTACCCATTATTTGGCCTTGGTTTGGACAGCACCCCACCGATAACAGTTATTGCATACATGGATTTGCAAGAGTCATTCCTTGGGAGTTAGTTAAATCAGAAGATTTAAGAAATGGAGCAACAAAACTGTTATTAAGAATGGTGCCCACTCAAGAAGTAAAAAAGCAATTATCTTATGACTTTTCTTTAGAGCTAATTATTATTATTGGTGAAAGTTTAAGTACGAATCTTACGACAACCAATAACGCAAGCTTTCCGTTTGTAATCTCTGAGGGCTTTCATACTTATTTTTATATCTCTGATATCGAAAATATTAAAATAAAAGGTTTAGAAAGTGCGGTCCTAACAGACAAGGTAAATAATTTTAAAAAAGATATAGAAGGGGACGTCATTACTTTTAGTGGATCTGAATTTGATAAAGTCTATTTGAATAACAGTAACGACTGCTTCATCGAGGATGAAAAATTTAATAGAGTGATTACCGTCAAAAAATCTAATAGTAATTCCACAGTAATATGGACACCAGGAGATAATAAGGCAAAAAAAATGGGTGACATGGGAGCTGAGGGTGAATGGCGAAGAATGGTTTGTGTTGAAGCAGTTAATGCCTTAGAAAATAATGTTGTCATATACCCTGGAAAATCACATACTATTGGTTCAGAGATTGCAGTCCAAGAGTATTAA
- a CDS encoding carbon starvation protein A, with product MKKIIWFLISIAGAIAFSFIALARDESINAIWFIVAAVCIYLIAYRFYAAWIAAKALVLDSSKVTPSVRNNDGKDFIPTDKWIVFGHHFAAIAGPGPLVGPTLAAQFGYLPGTIWILVGGVLGGAVQDMSVLFFSIRKNGKSLGQMARDELSKLAGIASQLGTFVIMIILIAVLGLVVVNAMKHSPWATSTVAATIPIAILIGLYLKNIRPGRVLEATGIGIFLLLCAVYYGGEIDQSESLRSLFDHDGLTLAYAVIIYGFCAAVLPVWLLLAPRDYLSTFVKLGTVIFLAISIVIIRPEINMPAVTQFVDGSGPIFGGSLFPFVFITIACGAISGFHALISSGTTPKLITNEKYIPMIGYGGMLLESFVAIMAIVAACVLEPGVYFAINSPPGIVGVTVVETIETINSWGFSVTLEQMQQLADDVGESTLFARTGGAPSLAVGMATIFAEAFGKHLLAMWYHFAIMFEAVFILTTLDAGTRVGRFMLQDILGNYYKPLGNHSSVTSNILTSSFVVLCWGYFLYIGVIDPNGGVNILWPLFGIANQMLAAIALCVVTAMILKYRNKIFALITGIPLIWLLVITTTAAFEKIFSSDVRVGFLSAAKNIDNQIMSNSTNIDINVLQQLSFNLHLNVVIVSILVVILWIVVFDVFKLIFWKKHSEKTI from the coding sequence ATGAAAAAAATAATTTGGTTTCTAATAAGTATTGCCGGAGCTATTGCCTTCTCTTTTATTGCTTTGGCTCGTGATGAATCGATCAATGCAATCTGGTTTATTGTTGCCGCTGTTTGTATTTATCTCATCGCGTATCGATTTTATGCTGCATGGATCGCCGCGAAAGCTCTTGTGCTAGATTCTAGTAAAGTTACACCCTCAGTTAGAAATAATGATGGTAAGGATTTCATCCCCACCGACAAATGGATTGTCTTTGGCCACCATTTTGCTGCAATTGCAGGTCCAGGACCCTTAGTCGGACCAACTCTGGCTGCACAATTCGGTTATCTGCCTGGAACAATTTGGATTTTGGTTGGTGGTGTCCTCGGCGGAGCTGTTCAGGACATGTCCGTATTATTCTTCTCAATTAGAAAGAATGGAAAAAGTCTAGGGCAAATGGCGCGGGATGAGTTAAGCAAACTAGCTGGAATAGCATCTCAGTTGGGTACCTTTGTGATTATGATAATTCTTATTGCTGTGCTTGGTTTGGTTGTGGTCAACGCAATGAAGCATAGTCCATGGGCGACATCTACAGTAGCTGCCACCATCCCGATTGCCATTCTTATCGGACTTTATTTAAAAAATATTCGACCAGGCCGAGTCCTAGAAGCAACGGGCATAGGAATTTTTCTTCTCTTATGCGCAGTTTATTACGGAGGGGAGATTGATCAATCTGAATCACTCAGAAGCCTTTTTGATCATGATGGTTTAACGCTTGCCTACGCAGTCATTATCTACGGTTTTTGTGCAGCCGTCCTTCCTGTCTGGCTTCTTCTTGCACCCAGAGATTACCTGTCGACATTTGTAAAATTAGGCACAGTTATTTTTCTTGCCATATCTATTGTTATCATAAGACCTGAAATAAATATGCCAGCCGTTACACAGTTTGTTGATGGTTCGGGACCAATTTTTGGTGGTTCGCTCTTTCCATTTGTTTTTATTACGATTGCCTGTGGTGCGATTTCAGGTTTTCATGCTCTAATTTCATCAGGCACAACACCAAAACTTATCACAAATGAAAAATATATTCCCATGATTGGTTATGGTGGCATGTTGCTTGAGAGTTTTGTGGCTATTATGGCTATTGTCGCAGCCTGTGTTTTAGAGCCTGGTGTTTATTTTGCAATTAACAGCCCTCCAGGAATTGTTGGTGTAACAGTCGTAGAAACGATTGAAACGATTAACAGCTGGGGCTTTAGTGTGACGCTGGAGCAAATGCAACAATTAGCTGACGATGTTGGGGAAAGTACCTTATTTGCTCGAACGGGTGGAGCACCATCTCTGGCTGTCGGTATGGCGACTATTTTTGCTGAGGCCTTTGGTAAACATTTATTAGCCATGTGGTATCACTTTGCCATCATGTTTGAAGCCGTTTTTATTCTAACCACTTTAGATGCTGGAACACGTGTTGGGCGCTTTATGTTACAAGACATCTTAGGAAACTACTACAAACCCCTTGGCAACCATTCATCAGTTACTTCGAATATCTTAACAAGTTCATTTGTTGTTTTATGCTGGGGCTATTTTTTGTATATTGGTGTGATTGATCCTAATGGTGGGGTGAATATTTTATGGCCTTTATTTGGGATCGCAAATCAAATGCTGGCTGCGATAGCATTATGTGTGGTCACTGCCATGATCCTTAAATATAGAAATAAAATTTTTGCCTTAATTACTGGGATTCCGCTCATATGGTTGTTAGTGATCACAACGACGGCAGCCTTTGAGAAGATTTTTAGTAGCGATGTAAGAGTTGGGTTTTTATCTGCAGCAAAAAATATAGATAATCAAATCATGAGTAATTCTACAAATATTGATATTAATGTATTGCAACAACTGTCTTTTAATCTTCATCTTAATGTGGTGATTGTTTCCATATTAGTGGTCATTTTGTGGATTGTGGTGTTTGATGTTTTCAAACTTATTTTTTGGAAAAAACATAGTGAAAAAACTATTTAA
- the rpmB gene encoding 50S ribosomal protein L28 (required for 70S ribosome assembly), which produces MAKECQVTGKKPVSGNNVSHANNRTKRRFMPNLQNKKFWVESENRWISLKITNAALRTIDKLGIDAVIAKMKAEGKKV; this is translated from the coding sequence ATGGCTAAAGAATGTCAAGTTACAGGCAAGAAACCAGTAAGTGGAAACAACGTTTCGCATGCAAATAACAGAACTAAGCGTCGTTTTATGCCAAACCTACAAAATAAAAAGTTTTGGGTTGAAAGTGAAAATCGTTGGATTTCACTAAAAATAACTAATGCAGCATTAAGAACTATTGATAAGCTAGGTATTGATGCGGTGATAGCTAAAATGAAAGCTGAAGGTAAAAAGGTATGA
- a CDS encoding dihydroxy-acid dehydratase (catalyzes the dehydration of 2,3-dihydroxy-3-methylbutanoate to 3-methyl-2-oxobutanoate in valine and isoleucine biosynthesis), whose translation MPKYRSHTTTHGRNQAGARALWRATGMGDDDFEKPIIAVVNSFTQFVPGHVHLKDLGQLVASEIEKNGGVAKEFNTIAVDDGIAMGHDGMLYSLPSRDLIADSVEYMVNAHCADAMVCISNCDKITPGMLMAAMRINIPTIFVSGGPMEAGKVKWNIEEVKVDLVSPMIASGDNNVSESQLESLERSSCPTCGSCSGMFTANSMNCLTEALGLSLPGNGSTLATHEARKNLFLEAGKRIVKITKSYYEDNDNSVLPRSIGSKKAFENAMKLDVAMGGSTNTVLHLLAAAKEAEVDFTMSDIDQISRKTPCVAKVSPATQKYHMEDVHRAGGVFGILAELNRGDLIHRDVPTVHSKTMGEAIQTYDIVTTEDENIKNFFRAAPGGVRTTEAFSQNKLWPTLDNDRQRGCIRNIKNAYSQDGGLAVLYGNIAKEGCIVKTAGVDEDILKFTGRVRLFESQEASINAILGDQIKEGDIVLITYEGPKGGPGMQEMLYPTSYLKSKGLGKSCALLTDGRFSGGTSGLSIGHVSPEAAEGGEIGLVEEGDEIVIDIPNRSINVSLSDDELQKRRLRMEGRGAQAWKPQPRERKISKALEAYALMATSAAKGAVRDINQIKSS comes from the coding sequence ATGCCAAAATATAGATCACATACTACAACACATGGTAGGAACCAAGCTGGAGCTAGAGCCCTTTGGAGAGCAACGGGAATGGGTGATGACGATTTTGAAAAACCTATCATTGCAGTGGTTAATTCTTTTACTCAGTTTGTACCAGGCCATGTACATCTAAAAGACCTAGGCCAGCTGGTTGCCAGTGAAATTGAAAAAAATGGTGGTGTAGCCAAGGAATTTAATACCATTGCAGTTGATGATGGTATTGCGATGGGACATGATGGCATGCTCTATAGTCTGCCTAGCAGAGATCTCATAGCAGACTCAGTTGAGTATATGGTCAATGCCCATTGTGCAGATGCGATGGTGTGTATTTCAAATTGTGACAAAATAACTCCCGGAATGCTTATGGCTGCGATGCGAATAAATATCCCAACAATTTTTGTATCAGGCGGCCCAATGGAGGCTGGAAAAGTTAAGTGGAATATCGAAGAAGTTAAAGTTGATTTAGTGAGTCCAATGATTGCTTCTGGAGATAATAATGTTTCAGAATCTCAACTAGAAAGTTTAGAAAGATCCTCTTGCCCAACATGTGGCTCCTGTTCAGGAATGTTTACTGCCAATTCAATGAACTGTTTAACAGAAGCGCTTGGATTAAGTTTACCTGGTAATGGCTCAACGCTTGCAACTCATGAAGCCAGAAAAAATTTATTCCTTGAGGCGGGTAAAAGAATTGTTAAGATCACTAAAAGTTACTATGAGGACAACGATAACTCTGTTTTACCAAGATCAATTGGATCAAAAAAAGCATTTGAGAATGCAATGAAACTTGATGTGGCAATGGGCGGTTCGACCAATACCGTTCTTCATCTGCTAGCAGCTGCAAAAGAAGCTGAAGTAGATTTCACTATGAGTGATATTGATCAGATTTCAAGAAAGACCCCATGTGTTGCAAAGGTATCTCCGGCAACTCAAAAATATCATATGGAAGATGTCCATAGGGCTGGGGGAGTTTTTGGAATTTTAGCTGAGCTCAATAGGGGTGACCTCATTCATCGAGATGTACCAACTGTTCATTCAAAAACTATGGGAGAGGCTATTCAGACATATGACATAGTGACAACAGAGGATGAAAATATTAAAAATTTTTTTCGAGCAGCTCCCGGAGGTGTTAGAACAACTGAGGCCTTTTCACAAAATAAATTGTGGCCAACATTGGATAATGATCGGCAAAGGGGGTGTATAAGAAATATTAAAAATGCTTATTCCCAGGATGGTGGATTAGCTGTTTTATATGGGAATATTGCGAAAGAGGGCTGTATTGTTAAAACTGCCGGTGTAGATGAAGATATTTTAAAATTTACTGGCAGAGTAAGGCTTTTTGAGTCTCAAGAAGCGTCGATTAATGCAATCCTTGGTGATCAAATCAAAGAGGGAGATATTGTTCTCATCACTTATGAGGGACCCAAAGGGGGTCCGGGCATGCAAGAAATGTTATACCCAACCTCATATCTAAAATCCAAAGGTCTTGGCAAATCATGTGCTCTTTTGACAGATGGTAGATTTTCTGGAGGCACATCAGGTCTGAGTATTGGGCACGTTTCTCCTGAAGCTGCTGAAGGTGGAGAAATAGGTTTGGTTGAAGAGGGGGATGAGATCGTGATTGATATTCCTAACAGGAGCATCAATGTTTCTTTATCTGATGATGAGCTTCAAAAAAGAAGACTTCGTATGGAAGGTAGAGGCGCCCAAGCATGGAAACCTCAACCAAGAGAAAGAAAAATATCAAAAGCACTAGAAGCATATGCACTCATGGCAACTAGTGCGGCCAAGGGCGCAGTTCGAGATATTAATCAAATTAAATCATCATAA
- a CDS encoding diacylglyceryl transferase, with product MVNYPEINPIAVDLGIIKVHWYGLMYFFAFILFIQLGKYKIINHPNPSNLNEKILDDLFFYGALGVVLGGRLGYVLFYQPGYFFSNPFEIFAVWQGGMSFHGGLLGVIGALIFIAIRYEKKWLELTDFVAPLVPLGLGLGRLGNFINQELWGRPTDIAWAMIFPNVDSIPRHPSQLYQFFLEGILLFFILWTLSRKQRKIGYISGLFLILYGFFRIAAEFFREPDSHIGLLMNFFSFGQILCIPMVLVGIYLIKPSNND from the coding sequence ATGGTTAACTACCCAGAAATAAATCCTATAGCTGTGGATCTAGGAATAATCAAAGTCCACTGGTACGGTTTAATGTATTTCTTTGCCTTTATTTTATTCATCCAGCTTGGAAAATATAAAATCATAAATCATCCAAACCCAAGCAATTTAAATGAGAAAATCCTTGACGATTTATTCTTCTATGGCGCGCTGGGCGTCGTTCTAGGTGGACGTCTGGGATACGTTTTATTTTATCAACCAGGGTATTTTTTTTCAAACCCATTTGAGATTTTTGCAGTGTGGCAGGGTGGTATGTCCTTTCACGGAGGTTTATTGGGCGTTATTGGTGCATTAATCTTCATTGCAATTCGATATGAAAAAAAATGGTTAGAGTTGACTGATTTTGTAGCTCCCCTTGTTCCACTGGGTTTGGGTTTAGGAAGATTAGGAAACTTCATTAATCAAGAACTGTGGGGTCGCCCAACAGATATCGCATGGGCAATGATCTTTCCCAACGTAGATAGCATTCCTAGACACCCCTCTCAGTTGTATCAGTTTTTCCTTGAAGGTATATTACTCTTCTTTATACTTTGGACACTGTCTAGAAAACAAAGAAAGATTGGCTATATTTCTGGATTATTTTTGATTTTATATGGTTTCTTTAGGATTGCTGCTGAATTCTTTAGAGAGCCTGATTCTCATATTGGTTTACTTATGAATTTCTTCAGTTTTGGGCAAATACTCTGTATTCCAATGGTGCTTGTCGGTATTTATCTCATTAAACCTAGCAACAACGATTAA
- a CDS encoding deoxyuridine 5'-triphosphate nucleotidohydrolase (catalyzes the formation of dUMP from dUTP), with product MKINVDIKIINQMIKEHLPDYGSIGSAGLDLRACINEEMTIKPGETALIPTGFAMFLKNPDYAACILPRSGLGHKHGIVLGNLVGLIDSDYQGELMVSCWNRSSENFSIKPLDRIAQMIIVPVMQANLNIVKDFEATDRGSGGFGSTGKN from the coding sequence ATGAAAATTAATGTAGATATAAAAATTATCAATCAAATGATCAAAGAACATCTACCAGATTATGGATCAATAGGCTCTGCTGGATTGGATTTGAGGGCCTGCATCAACGAGGAAATGACAATCAAACCCGGAGAGACAGCTTTAATTCCAACCGGGTTTGCAATGTTCTTAAAAAATCCTGATTATGCTGCATGTATTTTGCCAAGATCGGGTTTAGGCCACAAACATGGTATAGTTCTCGGAAATTTAGTAGGTTTGATTGATTCCGACTATCAGGGTGAATTAATGGTGTCGTGTTGGAACAGATCTAGTGAAAATTTCTCCATTAAACCTCTTGATCGCATCGCTCAAATGATCATTGTTCCCGTCATGCAGGCTAATTTAAATATAGTGAAAGATTTTGAGGCAACCGACAGAGGTTCGGGAGGCTTTGGAAGCACTGGAAAGAACTAA
- a CDS encoding mechanosensitive ion channel protein MscS, with amino-acid sequence MNFQLSSFDDYLNFYSLIELLILLASILISYYFVADNLKKFVSNKAKSKILKDGLTRILFPLCAVVIIGIAQTITSLFFYQGLLLLGQKILIALLIIRASVYLVRYLTNQNSIIRSFESIISITIWILFLLQISGILPQIIDALEDITFKIGAQKLSLLLMIQAIFAIFLAILIAMTICRFFENKLLKKSQLDPNARVMIGKVFRIFLYFIAVVVSLSSFGINLTFLSVLGGAFGVGLAFGLQNIASNYITGFIILMDKSIHIGDVLTIDGHYGIVTLIRSRYTVLKKLDGVEVIIPNEKLMSQNIINHSLSDRKARIVADVQIGYNSSVDQAFEIMLDAAKKEKRVLKDPSPKVYLMGFGESGIDLKMTFYIEDPEEGSWELRSNVYRKIWRKFKEEGIEIPYPYRNIEIINNKEEK; translated from the coding sequence ATGAATTTTCAATTATCTAGTTTTGATGATTATTTAAATTTTTATTCATTAATTGAATTATTAATTCTTTTAGCATCAATTTTAATTTCTTATTACTTTGTCGCTGACAACTTAAAAAAGTTTGTATCTAATAAAGCGAAATCAAAGATTCTAAAAGATGGCCTGACCAGAATATTGTTCCCTTTATGTGCTGTTGTAATTATTGGAATTGCGCAAACGATAACATCACTATTCTTTTATCAGGGCTTATTGTTGCTGGGCCAAAAAATACTGATTGCACTTTTGATAATTAGAGCTTCTGTTTATTTAGTACGATATCTGACAAATCAAAATTCCATTATTCGTTCGTTCGAAAGTATTATTTCAATAACAATTTGGATTCTTTTTCTTTTACAGATATCAGGAATACTGCCACAAATTATTGATGCTTTGGAAGATATTACATTTAAAATAGGCGCGCAAAAGCTATCCCTTTTATTGATGATTCAGGCTATTTTTGCAATCTTTTTGGCTATTTTAATAGCAATGACGATTTGTAGATTTTTTGAAAATAAACTATTAAAAAAATCACAACTTGATCCCAATGCAAGAGTAATGATTGGCAAAGTTTTTAGAATCTTCCTGTACTTTATCGCGGTTGTTGTGTCCCTATCATCCTTTGGAATAAACCTTACCTTTTTGAGTGTTTTGGGAGGGGCATTTGGTGTTGGTTTGGCGTTTGGATTACAAAATATTGCTAGTAATTATATTACTGGTTTTATTATATTAATGGACAAGTCTATCCATATAGGAGACGTGCTTACAATTGATGGGCATTATGGAATAGTAACCCTTATTAGATCTCGCTATACAGTTTTGAAAAAACTTGATGGTGTTGAAGTAATCATCCCAAATGAAAAATTAATGTCACAAAATATAATAAATCACTCACTCTCTGATAGAAAAGCAAGAATTGTTGCGGATGTTCAAATTGGTTACAATTCATCAGTTGATCAAGCGTTTGAGATTATGTTAGATGCTGCTAAAAAAGAGAAAAGAGTTTTAAAAGATCCATCCCCAAAGGTATATCTAATGGGTTTTGGTGAAAGCGGTATTGATTTAAAAATGACTTTCTATATTGAGGATCCTGAGGAAGGCTCATGGGAGCTCAGATCAAATGTTTATAGAAAAATATGGAGAAAGTTTAAGGAGGAAGGTATCGAAATACCTTACCCTTATAGAAATATTGAGATTATCAACAACAAAGAAGAAAAATAA
- the rpmG gene encoding 50S ribosomal protein L33 (in Escherichia coli BM108, a mutation that results in lack of L33 synthesis had no effect on ribosome synthesis or function; there are paralogous genes in several bacterial genomes, and a CXXC motif for zinc binding and an upstream regulation region of the paralog lacking this motif that are regulated by zinc similar to other ribosomal proteins like L31; the proteins in this group lack the CXXC motif) has translation MREKIKLESTAGTGHFYTTTKNKKTMPDKMEIKKFDPKARKHVIYKENKIK, from the coding sequence ATGAGAGAGAAAATCAAATTAGAATCTACAGCTGGTACTGGTCATTTCTATACTACAACCAAAAACAAAAAAACCATGCCTGACAAAATGGAAATCAAAAAGTTTGATCCTAAGGCAAGAAAACACGTCATCTACAAAGAAAATAAGATCAAGTAA